Within the bacterium genome, the region TACCACTTATCTTCAAGGGGCTTTTGAATCGGGACTCCCCCCTCGTTGAGTCGTCTTACGAGCGCACCTGCATCTGTACATTCAATTGAGAGATTCAGGCCACGACCTCTCGGATAATCCAGTGGCTCTATTATCCATTGAGACGATATACCTTCTCTCAGCCGATCTTCTTCTATCATCAGCTCCGAACCGTGAAATGAAAGGTAGGCAAACCGGTCCTCCGGTCGGTCGAACAACACCTCAAATCCAAGGAGCCCACAATAAAAGGATAGACTCCGTTCTAAATCCACTACTGAAAGCTCTGGGACTAATG harbors:
- a CDS encoding VOC family protein encodes the protein MQPLVPELSVVDLERSLSFYCGLLGFEVLFDRPEDRFAYLSFHGSELMIEEDRLREGISSQWIIEPLDYPRGRGLNLSIECTDAGALVRRLNEGGVPIQKPLEDKW